The following are encoded together in the Candidatus Hydrogenedentota bacterium genome:
- a CDS encoding DUF4202 domain-containing protein has translation MTQDELEKILEAIDQANRQDPNSDIEAGEYLPRELLYGRRMSQWLARLRPDADAALQIAARAQHIRRWEHPREEYPMDRKGYLAWRRGLYTFHAEQVGAIMATAGVDAAMIERVSFLLHKKQLHDDADTQALEDAACLVFLEHHIGDFSAKTDREKMIGIIRKTWRKMSDRGHEFALKLDYAPEVSALLGEALANG, from the coding sequence ATGACCCAGGACGAACTGGAGAAGATACTGGAGGCCATCGATCAAGCCAACCGCCAGGATCCCAACAGCGATATCGAAGCGGGCGAGTACCTGCCTCGGGAATTGCTTTACGGGCGCCGAATGAGCCAGTGGCTCGCGCGCCTCCGACCGGATGCGGACGCCGCGTTGCAAATTGCCGCGCGTGCCCAGCACATCCGGCGCTGGGAGCACCCGCGGGAAGAATATCCCATGGACCGCAAGGGCTACCTGGCCTGGCGTCGGGGACTTTACACGTTTCACGCGGAGCAGGTCGGCGCTATCATGGCAACGGCCGGCGTCGACGCTGCCATGATCGAGCGGGTCTCGTTTCTGTTGCACAAGAAACAACTGCACGACGACGCCGATACGCAGGCGCTGGAAGACGCGGCCTGCCTCGTTTTTCTGGAGCACCATATTGGCGATTTTTCCGCGAAGACAGATCGCGAGAAGATGATCGGCATCATCCGAAAGACCTGGCGGAAGATGTCGGATCGGGGTCACGAGTTCGCGCTGAAGCTGGACTATGCCCCTGAGGTATCCGCACTCCTCGGCGAGGCCCTGGCAAATGGCTGA
- a CDS encoding succinate dehydrogenase/fumarate reductase iron-sulfur subunit yields MSGKTINITLKVWRQADKNARGSFASYSVKNVSTDASFLEMLDIVNTGLEKDDKEPIVFDHDCREGICGMCGAVVNGVAHGPQSATTLCQLHMRKFHDGDIIVVEPWRSAAFPVIKDLAVDRSAFDRIIQAGGYVSVKTGQAPDAHAIPVPKDKADAAMDAASCIGCGACVAACPNASASLFTAAKVTQLAKLPQGGPERRRRVIAMVEQMDREGFGSCSKHYECEAACPKEIKVENITIMNREYMRALATRD; encoded by the coding sequence ATGTCCGGCAAGACCATCAACATCACGTTGAAAGTATGGCGCCAGGCGGACAAGAACGCCCGGGGCTCCTTCGCCTCCTATAGCGTCAAGAACGTTTCCACGGACGCCTCCTTTCTGGAGATGCTCGATATCGTGAATACGGGCCTGGAAAAGGATGACAAAGAGCCGATCGTCTTCGATCACGACTGCCGCGAAGGCATTTGCGGCATGTGTGGCGCCGTGGTGAACGGCGTGGCCCACGGGCCCCAGTCCGCCACCACCCTGTGCCAGTTGCATATGCGCAAGTTCCACGACGGCGACATCATCGTGGTGGAACCCTGGCGCTCCGCGGCCTTCCCCGTCATCAAGGATCTCGCCGTGGACCGCAGCGCCTTCGACCGGATCATCCAGGCGGGGGGCTATGTCTCGGTGAAAACCGGCCAGGCACCCGATGCCCACGCCATTCCTGTGCCTAAGGACAAGGCCGACGCCGCCATGGATGCCGCCTCCTGCATTGGCTGCGGCGCTTGCGTTGCCGCATGCCCCAATGCCTCCGCGAGCCTCTTCACCGCGGCCAAGGTGACTCAGCTTGCCAAGCTGCCCCAGGGCGGCCCCGAGCGTCGCCGACGCGTCATCGCCATGGTCGAGCAGATGGACCGCGAGGGTTTCGGCAGTTGCTCCAAGCACTATGAGTGCGAGGCCGCCTGCCCGAAAGAGATCAAGGTGGAGAACATCACCATCATGAACCGTGAATACATGCGGGCCCTCGCCACGCGGGACTAA
- a CDS encoding fumarate reductase/succinate dehydrogenase flavoprotein subunit — MLDAKIPEGPMAEKWTRHKFNMKLVNPANKRKYSVIVVGTGLAGASAAASLSEMGYKVKAFCFQDSPRRAHSIAAQGGINAAKNYPNDGDSVHRLFYDTVKGGDYRSREANVHRLAEVSLNIIDQCVAQGVPFAREYGGYLDNRSFGGAQVSRTFYARGQTGQQLLLGAYSALMKETVNGNVDMYTRREMLDLIVVDGRAVGIVVRNLINGQIESYTADAVLLATGGYGNVFYLSTNAMGSNVTAAWRAHRRGAFFANPCYTQIHPTCIPVHGDFQSKLTLMSESLRNDGRIWVPRKAGDTRRAADIPEEDRNYYLEEKYPSFGNLVPRDVASRNAKEWCDKGFGVGSTGMAVYLDFRDAIERDGEHVIREKYGNLFDMYERIVDDNPYQVPMMIYPAVHYTMGGLWVDYNLMSNLNGLHVLGEANFSDHGANRLGASALMQGLADGYFVIPYTLGDFLAKAGPAKVTTDHPEVKKVEEEVTARINTLVNSKGKKTVDEFHRELGLIMWDKCGMARNEAGLKEALVQIPKLRDEFWSNVNVTGSPGTFNQVLERAGRVADFLEFGELMVRDALHRSESCGGHFREESQTEEGEAQRKDDEFCYVGAWEFNGVDKEPALHKEPLTFEEVHLTQRSYK; from the coding sequence ATGCTCGACGCAAAAATTCCCGAAGGTCCCATGGCGGAGAAGTGGACCCGCCACAAGTTCAACATGAAGCTGGTCAACCCCGCGAACAAGCGTAAATACAGTGTGATCGTCGTGGGGACCGGCCTGGCCGGCGCTTCCGCCGCCGCCTCCCTCTCCGAGATGGGCTATAAAGTCAAGGCCTTTTGCTTCCAGGACAGCCCACGCCGCGCCCACAGCATCGCGGCCCAGGGCGGCATCAACGCCGCCAAGAACTACCCCAATGATGGTGACAGCGTGCACCGCCTCTTCTACGATACGGTGAAGGGCGGCGACTATCGCTCCCGCGAGGCCAACGTACACCGTCTGGCCGAGGTCAGCCTGAACATCATCGACCAGTGCGTGGCCCAGGGTGTTCCCTTCGCCCGGGAATATGGCGGCTACCTTGATAACCGCTCCTTCGGCGGCGCTCAGGTGTCCCGCACCTTTTACGCCCGCGGCCAAACCGGCCAGCAGCTCCTGCTCGGCGCCTACAGCGCGCTGATGAAGGAAACCGTCAACGGCAACGTGGACATGTACACCCGCCGGGAAATGCTCGACCTCATCGTGGTCGATGGCCGGGCGGTCGGGATTGTGGTCCGCAACCTCATCAACGGCCAGATCGAGAGTTACACGGCCGATGCGGTGCTCCTGGCGACGGGCGGATACGGTAACGTGTTCTACCTGTCCACCAACGCCATGGGCAGCAACGTGACGGCGGCCTGGCGCGCGCACCGGCGCGGCGCTTTCTTCGCCAATCCCTGCTACACCCAGATCCACCCCACCTGCATTCCGGTCCACGGCGACTTCCAGTCCAAGCTCACTCTCATGAGCGAGAGCCTGCGCAACGACGGCCGCATCTGGGTGCCGCGCAAGGCGGGCGATACCCGCCGCGCAGCGGACATTCCCGAGGAAGATCGCAACTACTACCTGGAAGAGAAATACCCGAGCTTCGGCAACCTGGTTCCCCGCGACGTGGCCTCCCGCAATGCGAAGGAATGGTGCGATAAAGGCTTCGGTGTCGGTTCCACCGGCATGGCGGTCTACCTCGACTTCCGCGACGCGATTGAGCGCGATGGCGAGCATGTCATCCGCGAGAAGTACGGCAACCTTTTTGACATGTACGAGCGCATCGTGGACGACAATCCCTACCAGGTGCCCATGATGATATACCCGGCGGTTCACTACACCATGGGCGGCCTCTGGGTGGACTACAACCTCATGAGCAACCTGAACGGCCTCCACGTGCTCGGCGAAGCCAACTTCTCCGACCATGGCGCGAACCGCCTCGGCGCCAGCGCGCTGATGCAGGGCCTGGCCGACGGTTACTTCGTCATTCCATACACCCTGGGCGATTTCCTGGCGAAGGCCGGCCCAGCCAAAGTGACGACCGATCACCCCGAGGTGAAGAAGGTGGAGGAGGAAGTCACGGCGCGGATCAACACCCTGGTGAATTCCAAGGGCAAGAAGACGGTGGACGAATTCCACCGCGAACTCGGCCTGATCATGTGGGACAAGTGCGGCATGGCCCGCAACGAAGCCGGTCTCAAAGAGGCCCTCGTACAGATTCCCAAACTGCGCGACGAGTTCTGGTCGAATGTCAACGTCACCGGATCGCCCGGCACTTTCAATCAGGTGCTGGAGCGCGCCGGGCGCGTGGCTGACTTCCTGGAATTCGGCGAGCTGATGGTGCGCGACGCGCTCCACCGCAGCGAATCCTGCGGCGGCCACTTCCGCGAGGAAAGCCAGACCGAGGAAGGCGAAGCGCAGCGCAAGGACGACGAGTTCTGCTATGTGGGTGCCTGGGAATTCAACGGCGTGGATAAAGAGCCCGCGCTGCACAAAGAACCCCTCACCTTCGAAGAAGTGCATCTGACCCAGAGGAGTTACAAGTAA
- the udk gene encoding uridine kinase, whose protein sequence is MADAPRIVGIAGGSGSGKTTVTAALMERLGPLATLLQQDWYYRDQSALSPEERAALNYDHPDAQETDLLVTHLETLRAGLPVEAPQYDFATHTRRPDTVLVAPCSWLVVEGINALAHEGLRARCDLTVYVDAPADIRFIRRLRRDVAERGRTAESVIAQYLAQVRPMHELYVEPCKNVADLVLSGEAPVEKSVELILARLELK, encoded by the coding sequence ATGGCTGACGCACCGCGCATTGTGGGCATTGCGGGCGGGAGTGGCTCGGGAAAGACTACGGTCACCGCCGCGCTGATGGAGCGCCTGGGCCCGCTGGCGACGCTGCTCCAGCAGGACTGGTACTATCGCGATCAGTCCGCATTGTCGCCCGAGGAACGCGCGGCGCTCAACTACGACCATCCAGACGCGCAGGAGACAGATTTGCTGGTGACCCATCTGGAAACACTACGCGCAGGCCTGCCTGTGGAAGCGCCCCAGTACGACTTCGCCACCCATACGCGCCGTCCGGACACCGTGCTCGTTGCACCCTGCTCCTGGCTCGTGGTGGAGGGGATCAATGCACTGGCCCACGAGGGATTACGCGCGCGGTGCGATCTGACGGTCTATGTGGACGCCCCGGCCGACATTCGATTCATCCGGCGGCTCCGCCGCGACGTGGCCGAACGAGGGCGGACTGCAGAAAGCGTGATTGCCCAGTACCTCGCCCAGGTGCGACCCATGCATGAGCTTTACGTGGAGCCCTGCAAAAACGTGGCCGATCTGGTGTTGTCCGGCGAAGCGCCGGTGGAGAAGTCGGTGGAGCTCATTTTAGCGCGGCTGGAGTTGAAATGA
- a CDS encoding succinate dehydrogenase cytochrome b subunit gives MSTTSISGSRFSTTVGKELIVGVTGVLLVAFILMHLMGNLLILLGPGAFNDYAEKLHSLGELVWIARLGLIVMFTAHISMAISLARANAAARGGQRYEVEKSAGRKTVATRLMALSGIAILCFVLFHVYDFTITGDREGARSFVDGMSEDSMGLYGVVFNSFANPVRSLFYIIAVCAVGLHLSHAISSVVVTLGFLADKSTDRAELAAKAIGLIVALGFSSIPLFVLFRAHVIGV, from the coding sequence ATGAGCACCACATCCATTTCCGGCAGCCGGTTTTCGACCACCGTCGGCAAGGAACTCATTGTCGGCGTGACCGGCGTTCTACTGGTCGCGTTCATTCTCATGCACCTGATGGGCAACTTGCTCATCCTGCTCGGGCCGGGTGCCTTCAACGATTACGCGGAGAAGCTCCACAGCCTGGGCGAGCTCGTCTGGATCGCGCGACTCGGCCTGATTGTCATGTTCACTGCCCACATCAGCATGGCCATCTCCCTCGCCCGCGCCAATGCGGCGGCCCGGGGCGGCCAGCGCTACGAGGTGGAGAAGTCCGCCGGCCGCAAGACGGTGGCAACCCGCCTTATGGCCCTCAGCGGCATCGCCATCCTCTGCTTCGTTCTCTTCCACGTCTATGACTTCACCATCACCGGCGATCGCGAAGGCGCCCGCTCCTTTGTGGACGGTATGAGCGAAGACAGCATGGGGCTCTACGGGGTCGTATTCAACTCGTTTGCCAACCCCGTGCGCTCCCTGTTCTACATCATCGCGGTGTGCGCCGTGGGGCTCCACCTGAGCCACGCGATTTCGAGCGTGGTGGTTACTCTGGGCTTCCTGGCCGACAAGAGCACGGACCGGGCGGAACTCGCAGCCAAGGCCATCGGCCTGATCGTGGCGCTGGGTTTCTCATCCATTCCCCTTTTCGTGCTCTTCCGCGCCCATGTGATAGGAGTCTGA